In the Streptomyces sp. SJL17-4 genome, ATCGTCCGGTGCAGACCCATCCGGTAGATGAGCCGGCCGGTCTGCGGGGCGACCGCCACGACGACGAGCGACAGCGGCAGCAGGCCCAGACCGCCGCCGAGGGGCGAGTACCCCAGCACGTTCTGGAGGTAGAGGCTGACCAGGAAGAACATCGGGAACAGGGTCGTCTGGGCGAGCGCGGCCAGGGTGTTGGACAGCCGGAGCGCGGGCCGGGTGAGAACGGACGGCGGGACGAGCGGCGCGGCTGCCCGGGACTCGACGGCGGCGAAGGCGAGCAGCAGCGCGAGGCCCGCTCCTCCGGCGCCGAGGGTACGGGCGGACAGCCACCCGGCGTCGGCGGCGCCGACGAGCGCGTAGGCGACGAGTCCGAGTCCGGCGGTCGCGGTGAGCGCCCCGGCGAGGTCGAAGCCGCCGTGCCGGCCGGGGCCGGTGCGGCGGTCGAGGACCAGCGGGGCGAGGGCGGCGAGGGCGGCCGCGAGCAGCACGTTCAGCCAGAACGTGGAGCGCCAGCCGAGCAGGTCGGTGACGACGCCGCCGAGGACCGTGCCGAGGACCCCGCCGAGGCCGCCCATCGCGGCGAACGCGCCGAGCGCCCGGTGCCGGGCGGGCCCGTCGGGGAAGAGCAGGAGCAGCAGGGCGAAGGCGGCGGCCGCGGCGAGCGCGGCGCCGACGCCCTGGGCGGCGCGGGCCGCGACGAGGGCGTCGGCGCCGGGGGCGAGACCACCGGCGGCGGAGGCGACGGCGAGCAGGCCGAGGCCGCCGAGGAAGACCCGCCGGTGGCCGAGGAGGTCGGCGATCCGGCCGCCGAGGAGGAGGAGTCCGCCGAAGGTGATGAGGTAGGCGTTGGCGACCCAGGAGAGTCCGGCGGAGCCGGCGGTGAGGTCCTCGCCGATGGACGGCAGTGCGACGTTGACGATCGCGGTGTCCATGATGAGCAGGAGTTGGGTGGCGGCGAGCAGGGCGAGCGCCCCGCGCCGTGGTGCCGGTGCCGTCGTCACCGGGTCGTCCCGAGGCCGTAGCCGTCGAGGCAGGCCTGCGCGAGGTTCTCGCAGTCGTCGGCGGCGCCGGCCCAGGTCTGCATGGTCAGGTAGACGTGCGGGGCGCCGTGGTAGAAGCGCTCGTACTGCTCGTGGCGGCCGGCGAACTCGGAACCGAGGGCGTCCCAGGCGAGCTTGAGGAGTTTGACGCGGTCCTCGGCGGGGTGGCCGGGGGTGCCGAAGTAGCGGCGGACCAGGGGCCCGAGTTCGGGGTGGAGGAGGTCCTGGCCGCTGGCGGGGAGCTGGACGAGGGCGCCGCCCGCGAGGAGCCTGATGTCCTGGACGGCGCGCGGGTAGAGCTCGCCGGCCATGATCCGCTGGGCGAAGGAGATGTCCTGCCCGGGGCGGACGCCGCCGCGCCCGCCGTCGACCTCCTCGTACGCGGCCTCGGCGGCGAGCACGAAGGCCTTGGCCTGGGCGACCATGCCGAGGAGCCGGCCGACGGCCTGGGTGACGGGCGGGAGGTTCTCGGTGCCGTTCGCGCGGGTGATGAGGATCGCGAGTCCGGTGAGGAACTCCAGCTTGGTCCAGAAGCGGGTCGCGGACTGGTGGACGAAGTTGAGGTAGGCGGGGGTCTGCCACCAGACGGCGCCGGTGGTGGCCGGGTCGCGGTGGGTGAGGACCCGTTCCCAGGGCACGAAGACGTCCTCGCACACCAGCATCGCGTCGTTCTCGTCGTACCGGGAGGACAGCGGGTGGTCGAAGACGGACCGGGACCGTTCCTCGTAGGAGGTGCGGGAGATCAGCCTGAGGCCGGGGGTGTCGGGCCGTACGGAGAAGGTCACGGCGTGCGCGAGGTCGTCGGCGGCGAGCGGCTCGATGGTGCCGACGAGGATCTCGTCGGCGAAGACGGCGCCCGTGCCGACGGTCTTGGCGCCGCGAACGACGATCCCGCCGTCCCGTTCCGCCACGACCCGCAGCGTGAGGTCCTCGCCGCCGTGCCCCGGGGGCGGGTTGCCGAGGGTGAACGCGCAGTGCAGATCGCCCTCGGTGAGCCGGCGGTGGAGGGCGAGGGCGTGCTCGGCGCCGTCGAAGGTCCCGCCGGTGAAGACGGCGGGCGCGGCGGCGAACCCGGCCGCTCCGGCCGCCATGTAGTCGGGGGTGCGGCCGAGGAAGCCGAAACTGGCCCGGGCCGTGGTGCGGAAGGCGCGGCGGCGGGCGACGAGGTCCTCGTACGAGCGGGGCACGGCGTACGCGCGGCGCACCCCGCCCTGGACGAGGACGGGGTGGTGGACGGGGTCGTCGGCGAGGTCGTAGAGGCCGGCGAAGGAGGCCGCGGTGGACCGGAAGGCGGGGTGGGCGGTGACGTCCTTGACCCGTTCCCCGTCGAGCCAGATCTCGCGCCCGTCGCGCAGCCCCTCCAGATACTCCTGCCCGGACCTCGTCACCGGTGTATCGCCTCTCCTCGGGTGTCACGGCTCTGCCGGTCCCGAGCCTGTCCGGGGCGACCCGTCCGGACAATGAGCGTCCGTCCAGGGGTCCTTAAGAACCGGCCAGGGAGTCCCGAAGATGTCAGGTCGGTGGAGCCGGGGCGGCGCGGACGCCCGGAGGGCACCGCCCGGACCGTCGCCGCGGACGCCCGGAGGCACCGCCCGGACCGTCGGCGCGGACGCCCGGAGGCACCGCCCGGACCGTCGGCCGCCGGCCGTTCCGGAGGGCCGGTCCGCCTCTTCTCAGGCGGCCCGGTCGGCTCCCGCGCGGTACTCCCCCGGGGTCACCCCGAACCATTTGCGGAAGGCGAGGTGGAAGCCGACGGCGCTCTGGTAGCCGACGCGGGCGGGCACCGCCGACTGCGGGAGGGAGGTCTCGGTGAGGAGCCGGCCGGCCTCCTGCATCCGGCGGGCGGCGAGGTACCGGGCCGGTGACTCGCCGACCAGGTCGCGGAAGGAGGCCGTGAACGCGGAGCGGGACATGCCGACCTCCCGGGCGAGGAAGTCGATGGTCCAGGGTTCGGCGAACCGGGTGGCCATCATGACGACGGCCCGGCTGATCCCGGGGTGCCGGAGCAGCGGCAGCGACGCCGGGTTGCCCGCGAGTTCGCGGAGCAGCGGCCGGAGCGCCAGGACCAGGGCCATCTCGAAGGCGCGCAGGGTGATGAGCCGGTCGCCGGGGCCGACGGGCCGGTCGGGGGCGGCGAGCAGCCGCAGGGTGTCGCGGAGCAGCGGCTCCCGGTCGACCTGGGGGCCGTCGAGGACGAGTGCCCAGGGCAGCGAGGTGTAGAGGCCGGTGGCGGCGCTGGCGTCGTAGTGGAGCCCGGCGCAGAGCAGCCGGCTCTCGGGGCCGTTGCCCTCGATGACGATCTCGCCGGAGGTGCCGGGTTGCCGCTCGGGCAGCACGGCCTTGAGCGGGAGCCCCTGGCGTTCGGGCCGGTCGGAGAGGCGGTGCGCGGTGCCGGTCGGGAAGACGACGAGGTCGCCGGCGTGCAGTTCGACCGGGGCCTCGTCCTCGGTGGTGATCCAGCAGTCGCCCTCGACGACGTAGTGGAGGACGGCGCAGCTGCGTTCGGCGTCGCCCTCGATGGCCCAGGGGGCGCGGACGTGCCAGCGGCTGTCGAAGACTCCGGTGAGCCGGAGGGGTTTG is a window encoding:
- a CDS encoding MFS transporter, translated to MTTAPAPRRGALALLAATQLLLIMDTAIVNVALPSIGEDLTAGSAGLSWVANAYLITFGGLLLLGGRIADLLGHRRVFLGGLGLLAVASAAGGLAPGADALVAARAAQGVGAALAAAAAFALLLLLFPDGPARHRALGAFAAMGGLGGVLGTVLGGVVTDLLGWRSTFWLNVLLAAALAALAPLVLDRRTGPGRHGGFDLAGALTATAGLGLVAYALVGAADAGWLSARTLGAGGAGLALLLAFAAVESRAAAPLVPPSVLTRPALRLSNTLAALAQTTLFPMFFLVSLYLQNVLGYSPLGGGLGLLPLSLVVVAVAPQTGRLIYRMGLHRTMTLGFVLLSAGTLWLALALTPDGGFASTVLAPSLLLGAALPLVMVTTNVAATAEAAGEETGLASGLVNTSQQFGAVLGLAVLVAVATSRTEAVDAARAAAETSGYRAALLTGAAFAAAAALASVRLHPPRPTPPASPPSGKEVPEHR
- a CDS encoding AraC family transcriptional regulator, which translates into the protein MAIVGTDRHAQQPEQDEQDDLLSELLKPLRLTGVFDSRWHVRAPWAIEGDAERSCAVLHYVVEGDCWITTEDEAPVELHAGDLVVFPTGTAHRLSDRPERQGLPLKAVLPERQPGTSGEIVIEGNGPESRLLCAGLHYDASAATGLYTSLPWALVLDGPQVDREPLLRDTLRLLAAPDRPVGPGDRLITLRAFEMALVLALRPLLRELAGNPASLPLLRHPGISRAVVMMATRFAEPWTIDFLAREVGMSRSAFTASFRDLVGESPARYLAARRMQEAGRLLTETSLPQSAVPARVGYQSAVGFHLAFRKWFGVTPGEYRAGADRAA
- a CDS encoding 4-hydroxyphenylacetate 3-hydroxylase N-terminal domain-containing protein, with the protein product MTRSGQEYLEGLRDGREIWLDGERVKDVTAHPAFRSTAASFAGLYDLADDPVHHPVLVQGGVRRAYAVPRSYEDLVARRRAFRTTARASFGFLGRTPDYMAAGAAGFAAAPAVFTGGTFDGAEHALALHRRLTEGDLHCAFTLGNPPPGHGGEDLTLRVVAERDGGIVVRGAKTVGTGAVFADEILVGTIEPLAADDLAHAVTFSVRPDTPGLRLISRTSYEERSRSVFDHPLSSRYDENDAMLVCEDVFVPWERVLTHRDPATTGAVWWQTPAYLNFVHQSATRFWTKLEFLTGLAILITRANGTENLPPVTQAVGRLLGMVAQAKAFVLAAEAAYEEVDGGRGGVRPGQDISFAQRIMAGELYPRAVQDIRLLAGGALVQLPASGQDLLHPELGPLVRRYFGTPGHPAEDRVKLLKLAWDALGSEFAGRHEQYERFYHGAPHVYLTMQTWAGAADDCENLAQACLDGYGLGTTR